The Clostridium sp. AWRP genome has a window encoding:
- a CDS encoding transposase — MVETGSGNINEAETFIKLNKKLKEYSAFETKYHIMDSGYDYEYVYKEVRKEGAVPIIDYNFRNEKLTKEALKRRGYDELGRPYAPCGKVCSPNGHDSKRKSVKYICGKKEKECENCEHYNKNMDIQKTCL, encoded by the coding sequence ATGGTTGAAACGGGTTCAGGGAATATAAATGAAGCTGAAACATTTATAAAACTGAATAAAAAACTTAAAGAATATTCAGCTTTTGAGACAAAATATCATATTATGGATTCAGGTTATGACTATGAGTATGTGTATAAAGAAGTTAGAAAAGAAGGGGCAGTACCTATAATTGACTATAACTTTAGAAATGAAAAATTAACAAAGGAAGCTCTTAAACGTAGAGGATATGATGAATTAGGACGACCATATGCACCCTGTGGCAAAGTATGTAGCCCAAATGGGCATGATTCAAAAAGGAAGTCTGTAAAATATATATGTGGAAAGAAAGAAAAAGAATGTGAGAACTGCGAACATTATAATAAAAACATGGATATACAAAAGACATGTCTATAA
- a CDS encoding winged helix-turn-helix domain-containing protein, which translates to MHSQVYKDGAEVKLTAKEYKLLLYLAENSNKIVNKERLCEVVWGDDYFEYDNTISVHIRHLREKLEKNPSKPEIIVTVIGLGYKLVKRNE; encoded by the coding sequence TTGCATAGTCAGGTATACAAGGATGGTGCAGAAGTAAAGCTTACAGCAAAAGAATACAAGCTTCTTTTATATCTGGCAGAAAACTCAAATAAAATAGTCAATAAGGAAAGATTATGTGAGGTAGTATGGGGAGATGATTATTTTGAATATGATAATACAATCTCCGTTCATATAAGACATTTAAGAGAAAAGCTTGAGAAAAATCCTTCTAAACCGGAAATTATAGTTACTGTAATAGGACTTGGATACAAACTTGTAAAAAGGAATGAATAG
- a CDS encoding diphthine--ammonia ligase, with translation MKFAMSYSFGKDSALAMYKMIEAGHEPICLITAINERDGRSWFHGISQNIAEKSADSIGLPIITASSTERQKYVEAFTNALLQAKTLGAEVCVFGDIDIDEHLEWNKNVCNAAELECITPLWGTSRETLVKEEIESGITAVIKVVDHKYLDDEFLGRELTTELVNKIRQTGADVCGENGEYHTLVTYAPFYKAPVPIHLGEIVQIDGYGAIDIL, from the coding sequence TTGAAATTTGCAATGTCTTATAGTTTTGGCAAAGATTCTGCTCTTGCCATGTATAAAATGATTGAAGCGGGACACGAGCCTATCTGTCTTATCACTGCTATAAATGAAAGGGATGGTAGATCGTGGTTCCACGGCATATCACAAAATATAGCGGAAAAGAGTGCCGACTCAATCGGTTTACCGATTATAACAGCCAGTTCTACTGAAAGACAGAAATATGTTGAGGCTTTTACAAATGCTTTGCTACAAGCTAAAACTCTGGGTGCTGAGGTGTGCGTCTTTGGTGATATAGATATAGATGAGCATTTGGAATGGAATAAGAACGTTTGTAATGCCGCAGAACTTGAATGCATTACTCCACTTTGGGGAACTTCCAGAGAAACGTTAGTTAAAGAAGAAATTGAATCTGGCATTACTGCTGTTATTAAAGTTGTTGACCATAAGTATCTTGATGATGAATTCTTAGGCAGAGAACTCACGACTGAGCTTGTGAATAAAATAAGACAAACTGGAGCTGATGTTTGTGGCGAAAACGGCGAATATCATACTCTTGTAACTTATGCACCGTTTTATAAAGCTCCTGTGCCTATACATCTTGGAGAAATCGTGCAAATTGACGGCTATGGAGCAATAGATATTCTTTGA